A genome region from Deltaproteobacteria bacterium CG2_30_66_27 includes the following:
- a CDS encoding UDP-4-amino-4-deoxy-L-arabinose--oxoglutarate aminotransferase (catalyzes the conversion of UDP-4-keto-arabinose to UDP-4-amino-4-deoxy-L-arabinose) has protein sequence MRDEFLPLSRPALGEEEVAAVAETLRSGWITSGPRVAELEGIFREVTGAPHAVAVTSATAGLHIVLTALGIGPGDEVATPSMTFASTVNQVVLRGATPVFADVDYGTLQVRPDALAASISPRTKAVIPVHFAGAPADLDPIRAAADRAGIPVIEDAAHAVGTVYKGVPAGGPPRPGAPGNIAIFSFHPIKNITTAEGGMVTCYDDALAARLRLLRFHGIERDAWKRYGKGGTPHYDIREPGYKYNLTDLHAAIGVVQMRKVAALNARRAELARRYFAGLSGVPGIDLPETVPYAHVHSWHLFVVKATGMDRDAFIGALAERNVGVGLHFPPCHLLSYVRERFGTREGDLPDTERAGKGIVSLPLFPGMSDADVDYVCEAVREIVPGVGP, from the coding sequence ATCCGTGACGAATTCCTGCCGTTGTCCCGCCCTGCGCTCGGCGAGGAGGAGGTGGCGGCGGTCGCGGAGACGCTGCGCTCCGGCTGGATCACGAGCGGGCCGAGAGTCGCGGAGCTGGAGGGGATCTTCCGCGAGGTCACGGGGGCGCCGCACGCGGTCGCGGTCACTTCCGCCACCGCCGGGCTCCACATCGTCCTCACGGCTCTCGGGATCGGCCCGGGGGACGAGGTGGCCACCCCTTCGATGACGTTCGCCTCCACCGTCAACCAGGTCGTCCTGCGCGGGGCGACGCCGGTCTTCGCCGACGTCGACTACGGGACGCTCCAGGTGCGGCCCGATGCGCTCGCGGCATCGATCTCCCCCCGTACGAAGGCGGTGATCCCCGTCCATTTCGCCGGCGCGCCCGCCGACCTCGACCCAATCCGCGCGGCGGCCGACCGCGCCGGGATCCCCGTGATCGAGGACGCCGCGCACGCCGTGGGCACCGTGTATAAGGGCGTCCCCGCCGGCGGCCCTCCGCGTCCGGGCGCCCCGGGAAACATCGCGATCTTCTCCTTCCACCCGATCAAGAACATCACGACGGCCGAGGGGGGGATGGTCACCTGTTACGACGACGCCCTCGCCGCGCGCCTACGGTTGCTCCGATTCCACGGGATCGAGCGGGACGCGTGGAAGCGGTACGGAAAGGGGGGGACCCCCCACTACGACATCCGGGAGCCGGGGTACAAATACAACCTGACCGATCTCCACGCCGCGATCGGGGTGGTCCAGATGCGCAAGGTCGCGGCGCTCAACGCCCGCCGGGCCGAGCTCGCCCGGCGCTACTTCGCCGGGCTCTCAGGCGTTCCGGGGATCGATCTCCCGGAGACCGTCCCGTACGCGCACGTCCACTCGTGGCACCTGTTCGTCGTGAAAGCGACGGGGATGGACCGGGACGCCTTCATCGGCGCCCTCGCGGAGCGCAACGTCGGCGTGGGGCTTCACTTCCCCCCGTGCCACCTCCTCTCGTACGTCCGGGAACGGTTCGGGACGCGGGAGGGCGACCTGCCCGACACCGAGCGTGCGGGGAAAGGGATCGTCTCCCTCCCCCTGTTCCCGGGGATGTCCGACGCCGATGTCGATTACGTCTGCGAGGCGGTCCGGGAGATCGTTCCGGGGGTCGGCCCGTGA